The following proteins come from a genomic window of Henningerozyma blattae CBS 6284 chromosome 4, complete genome:
- the SWI4 gene encoding SBF complex DNA-binding subunit SWI4 (similar to Saccharomyces cerevisiae SWI4 (YER111C); ancestral locus Anc_7.409) encodes MVYEQVMVNTSNSQQDNAINNMKLMGNHIPPELTHSMSTMSALSSAANSPNNNLNSPVIEIATYADTDVYECYIRGFEARIVMRRTKNDWINITQVFKLASFSKTKRTKILEKESIDIEHEKVQGGYGRFQGTWIPLHYAKLLVNKYNINDPVVNTLLNFIPDPNNMPPKRTKNSLLKKSSPGAKITSPSSYNKTPKKKTYNSTSNDNNTNTSIINNVNGNNSNNNENSTLKKSKRLLSASSATSSGIYNTNNSISISTNIQSNSNSNNNSQINPSPLQNLVFQTPQQPRSSNQNHISTNTNSNLPTANLTNTHLTTSISEFENSKQYSRNNESIISQLNTTNETPISTGYSATQKPLQFFTVPTAVPSQNDPSRINNNINNSSEPHTSNSMDNLSGNSSSNSNTSNNNNDNSNGKNDQPNNSSNTNTKNSSIQQDQSTNSNNAKKNNKNSSDIQHDQSNNNVNNNNSNSQHDQSKLKATKNKPPPFLAFMPEGPNPGVFVLQEENAKKNQKTRSNGTYNDKAADKSTDNTLLTNQSLKSSSSSSLIDSLDNYIDPHNVTITDGSNNSKHNLQNNNTSYSKLLPSNKEQSLHQTNLTQLDVNLDLIKDKAKNFTDNNSINYGNTSNSNTPLSSTFRPLPNSLTINNVQFNSPFTPLTVSEYKDLILQVLASENLSDPNYSLPPQLYKPPKNLDINFQVDEQGHTPLHWAAAMANIPLIKLLLALNCNILSNNYRGFNCISKSIFYNNCYKAGCFSEILSLLKICMVTPDANGRLPLHYLVELSVNKSKDPTVINFYIATLLQNLAQEDTTLLTMCLNYQDNAGNTVLHLAALNFNFELSQKLSLLGASLDVSNLDNETPASLLNKFNILTTQQTLQMPYEKIKTVSAPLLDANGLISGITPAEQNSKDYVEDDAEDTEDNIQKDPKDNNTEHQPENNFDSKHRSDIVQHLRTPNIIDQRAGNQLPFNLQDSASLNHIMEEFSTFDSLVTSSVVKLSKSTPSKFLQTSPILYRKRTGEFLQSASPFKKIKDNSKGTINVQVTPIKLQEPLPLATLKAGGVISIVKQISEIASVLETSITAQIRSITNEIESAENSIKYINDKKEATSQQINSILSDSGEKSDIFDIETLQTMINNKEHEYSKTKEIFMDYLRKSSDSKFHEILNEELQKEDNENWNKESKQERNEILIEELEKLRAKQNQYIIDISNAASNMHNSERIMKYRRLIGMSFDDIDAKLDDIERDLKSNE; translated from the coding sequence ATGGTATATGAACAGGTAATGGTTAATACAAGTAATAGCCAGCAGGACAATGCAATCAACAACATGAAACTTATGGGGAATCATATTCCACCTGAATTAACCCATTCGATGTCCACTATGTCAGCACTATCTTCGGCTGCTAATTCcccaaataataatttgaactCGCCAGTAATCGAAATAGCCACTTATGCAGATACTGATGTTTATGAATGTTATATTCGTGGATTTGAAGCAAGAATAGTTATGAGAAGAACGAAAAATGATTGGATTAATATAACCCAAGTCTTTAAGCTCgcttcattttcaaaaactaAAAGAACTAAgatattagaaaaagaatCAATTGATATTGAACATGAAAAAGTGCAAGGTGGATATGGTAGGTTTCAAGGAACATGGATACCGTTACATTATGCAAAACTTTTAgtgaataaatataatatcaatGATCCCGTTGTTAatactttattaaattttataccTGATCCAAATAATATGCCACCAAAGAGAACAAAAAATagtttattgaaaaaatcatcACCAGGTGCAAAAATTACATCACCATCAAGTTATAATAAGACaccaaagaaaaaaacatataATTCAACtagtaatgataataatacaaataccagtattattaataatgtgAATGGCAACAATTCtaacaataatgaaaattctacactaaaaaaatctaaaagACTATTATCCGCCTCTTCAGCAACCTCTTCAGGgatatataatacaaaCAATAGCATAAGTATATCAACCAATATCCAAAGTAACAgcaattctaataataactcaCAGATTAATCCAAGCCCATTACAAAATCTAGTTTTCCAAACTCCACAACAGCCAAGAAGTTCTAACCAGAACCATATTTCTACTAATACTAATAGTAATTTACCAACCGcaaatttaacaaatacTCACTTAACAACCTCAATTTCTGAGTTTGAGAATTCGAAACAATATTCAAGGAATAATGAATCAATAATAAGTCAGCTCAACACTACAAATGAAACGCCAATATCAACTGGATATTCTGCAACACAAAAACCTTTACAGTTTTTTACCGTTCCGACAGCTGTTCCAAGCCAAAATGATCCATCACgaatcaataataatattaataatagttcAGAACCTCATACTTCAAACAGCATGGATAATCTAAGTGGCAACAGCAgtagtaatagtaatactagcaataataataatgacaatTCAAACGGCAAAAATGACCAACCAAATAACAGTAGTAATACTAATACCAAGAACTCCAGTATCCAGCAAGATCAGTCGAccaatagtaataatgcTAAAAAGAATAACAAGAATAGTTCAGACATCCAACATGATCAGTCGAACAATAACgtcaacaataataattcaaatagcCAACATGATCAGTCTAAACTAAAAGCAACCAAGAACAAGCCACCCCCATTTTTAGCATTTATGCCCGAAGGCCCCAATCCAGGCGTGTTTGTTCTTCAAGAAGAAAATGCTaaaaaaaaccaaaaaacTAGGAGTAACGGTACTTATAATGACAAGGCTGCAGATAAATCTACTGACAATACGTTACTGACTAATCAATCACTGAAATCATcgtcatcttcttcattaattgaTTCTCTTGATAATTACATTGATCCTCATAATGTTACAATAACGGATGGTTCGAATAATTCTAAACATAATCTacaaaataacaatacttCATATTCAAAACTTTTACCTTCAAATAAGGAACAGTCATTGCATCAAACAAATTTGACACAGCTCGATGtaaatttagatttaattaaagataaagcCAAAAATTTCactgataataattcaatcaaCTATGGAAATACTAGTAACTCAAATACTCCTTTGAGTTCAACATTTCGACCTTTACCTAATAGTCTCacaataaataatgttCAGTTCAATTCTCCATTTACTCCATTAACGGTATCTGAATAcaaagatttaattttgcAGGTTTTGGCTTCTGAAAACCTTTCTGACCCTAATTACTCATTGCCACCACAACTCTATAAGCCaccaaaaaatttagatattaACTTCCAAGTTGATGAGCAAGGACACACTCCACTTCATTGGGCTGCCGCTATGGCTAATATtcctttaattaaattactTCTGGCCTtaaattgtaatattttaagcAATAATTACAGGGGGTTTAACtgtatttcaaaatcaattttttataacAATTGTTATAAGGCGGGCTGCTTTTCAGAAATTTTATctctattaaaaatttgtatGGTAACTCCAGATGCAAACGGAAGACTTCCTTTGCATTATTTAGTAGAACTGAGTGTTAACAAATCTAAGGATCCGACagttattaatttttatattgcAACCCTATTACAGAATCTAGCTCAAGAGGATACCACACTACTGACAATGtgtttaaattatcaagaCAATGCTGGTAACACAGTGCTACATTTGGCAGcgttaaattttaattttgaattatccCAAAAACTAAGTCTATTAGGAGCATCGTTGGATGTTTCCaatttagataatgaaACACCCGCTTccttattaaataaatttaatattttaactaCACAACAAACACTACAAATGCCTTATGAAAAGATAAAAACTGTTTCTGCTCCTCTGTTGGATGCTAATGGACTCATATCTGGAATAACTCCTGCAGAACAAAATTCTAAGGATTACGTAGAGGACGATGCAGAGGATACTGaagataatattcaaaaagatCCGAAAGATAACAATACAGAGCATCAACCGGAAAATAACTTCGATTCTAAGCATAGATCTGATATAGTACAACACTTAAGAACtcctaatattattgaCCAACGAGCTGGAAATCAATTGCCTTTTAATTTGCAAGATTCAGCCTCCTTAAACCATATCATGGAAGAATTTTCTACTTTTGATTCATTAGTTACCTCCTCTGTTGTTAAATTAAGCAAATCTACACCTTCAAAATTTCTACAAACTTCACCTATTCTCTATAGGAAACGTACCGGTGAATTTTTACAATCTGCTAGTCCatttaaaaagattaaagaTAATTCAAAAGGTACAATTAATGTCCAAGTAACACCAATTAAACTACAAGAACCATTACCATTGGCTACTCTAAAGGCTGGTGGTGTTATATCCATAGTAAAACAAATTTCTGAAATTGCGTCGGTCCTTGAAACGTCGATAACAGCCCAAATAAGATCAATTACCAATGAAATCGAAAGTGCTGAAAATAGcatcaaatatataaatgacAAGAAAGAAGCAACTTCCCAACAAATAAATAGTATTTTATCGGACTCGGGTGAGAAGAGtgatatatttgatattgaGACTTTGCAGACTATGATTAACAACAAAGAACATGAATATTCTAAAactaaagaaatttttatgGATTATCTAAGAAAGTCATCGGATTCAAAATTCCATGAAATTcttaatgaagaattacaaaaggaagataatgaaaattggAATAAAGAATCTAAGCAAGAAAGAAACGAAATCCTGATAGAAGAgcttgaaaaattaaggGCAAAGcaaaatcaatatattattgatatcaGTAACGCAGCTTCTAACATGCATAATTCTGAAAGAATTATGAAATATAGAAGACTTATTGGCATGTCTTTCGATGATATAGATGCCAAGCTTGATGACATTGAAAGAGACTTGAA